One genomic segment of Chelonia mydas isolate rCheMyd1 chromosome 1, rCheMyd1.pri.v2, whole genome shotgun sequence includes these proteins:
- the LOC102947268 gene encoding olfactory receptor 52R1-like isoform X3, which translates to MQETPFCLTFGHLLLYSMSDSNTTDFTSPSTFILMGIPGLEAAHVWISIPFCVIYALAILGNFTILLIVKIEPSLHGPMYYFLCMLAVTDLVLSTSTVPKMLSIFWFNSREIDFSACLTQMYFIHCFSAMESGIFVAMAFDRYVAICDPLRHSIILTDSLVSKIGLAVVLRGSILVLPFPFLVRQWPYCRTTIIPHSYCEHMAVVKLAGADIRVSSYYSLSVAFCLIGLDVFFITVSYIQILRAIFRLPRRDARLKTFGTCSSHLCVILAFYIPALFSFLTHRFGQNVALHFHILIANAYLLVPPVLHPIIYGVRTKQIWDRLLRLFTHKGT; encoded by the coding sequence ATGCAGGAGACACCATTCTGCCTTACATTCGGACACCTTCTTCTCTACTCCATGTCTGATTCCAACACAACCGATTTCACcagcccctccaccttcatcctgatgggcattcctggcctggaggcggcccacgtctggatctccatccccttctgtgtGATCTATGCCTtagccatcttggggaacttcaccatcctgttgATTGTGAAGATAGAGCcgagcctccatgggcccatgtactatttcctctgcatgctggccgtCACTGACCTGGTCCTGTCCACATCCACCgtgcccaaaatgctgagcatcttctggttcaattccagggagattgATTttagtgcctgcctcacccagatgtacttcattcactgcttctcagcgatggagtctgggatcttcgtggccatggcttttgatcgctaTGTAGCCATCTgtgatcccctgagacattccatcATCCTGACAGACTCCCTGGTGTCCAAGATCggcctggccgtggtgctgcgTGGCAGCATACTTGTACTACCTTTTCCCTTCCTGGTGAGGCAGTGGCCATATTGTAGAACCACAATCATCCCCCACTCGTACTGTGAGCACATGGCCGTGGTGAAGCTGGCCGGTGCCGATATCCGGGTCAGTAGTTACTACAGCCTCTCTGTGGCATTCTGTTTGATCGGTCTGGATGTTTTTTTTATCACCGTGTCATAtatccagatcctcagggccatcttcagacTCCCCAGAAGGGATGCCCGActcaagacttttgggacctgcagctcccacctctgtgtcatTTTGGCTTTTTACATCCCcgctctcttctccttcctcacacACCGGTTTGGCCAGAATGTGGCCCTGCATTTCCACATTCTTATTGCCAACGCCTACCTGCTCGTGCCCCCCGTTCTACaccccatcatctatggggtgaggaccaaacagatctGGGACAGGCTGCTCCGGCTATTTACTCA
- the LOC102947268 gene encoding olfactory receptor 52R1-like isoform X2 translates to MPSGPGNLLLPSTFILMGIPGLEAAHVWISIPFCVIYALAILGNFTILLIVKIEPSLHGPMYYFLCMLAVTDLVLSTSTVPKMLSIFWFNSREIDFSACLTQMYFIHCFSAMESGIFVAMAFDRYVAICDPLRHSIILTDSLVSKIGLAVVLRGSILVLPFPFLVRQWPYCRTTIIPHSYCEHMAVVKLAGADIRVSSYYSLSVAFCLIGLDVFFITVSYIQILRAIFRLPRRDARLKTFGTCSSHLCVILAFYIPALFSFLTHRFGQNVALHFHILIANAYLLVPPVLHPIIYGVRTKQIWDRLLRLFTHKGT, encoded by the exons atgccatctggtcccggtaaCTTGTTACT cccctccaccttcatcctgatgggcattcctggcctggaggcggcccacgtctggatctccatccccttctgtgtGATCTATGCCTtagccatcttggggaacttcaccatcctgttgATTGTGAAGATAGAGCcgagcctccatgggcccatgtactatttcctctgcatgctggccgtCACTGACCTGGTCCTGTCCACATCCACCgtgcccaaaatgctgagcatcttctggttcaattccagggagattgATTttagtgcctgcctcacccagatgtacttcattcactgcttctcagcgatggagtctgggatcttcgtggccatggcttttgatcgctaTGTAGCCATCTgtgatcccctgagacattccatcATCCTGACAGACTCCCTGGTGTCCAAGATCggcctggccgtggtgctgcgTGGCAGCATACTTGTACTACCTTTTCCCTTCCTGGTGAGGCAGTGGCCATATTGTAGAACCACAATCATCCCCCACTCGTACTGTGAGCACATGGCCGTGGTGAAGCTGGCCGGTGCCGATATCCGGGTCAGTAGTTACTACAGCCTCTCTGTGGCATTCTGTTTGATCGGTCTGGATGTTTTTTTTATCACCGTGTCATAtatccagatcctcagggccatcttcagacTCCCCAGAAGGGATGCCCGActcaagacttttgggacctgcagctcccacctctgtgtcatTTTGGCTTTTTACATCCCcgctctcttctccttcctcacacACCGGTTTGGCCAGAATGTGGCCCTGCATTTCCACATTCTTATTGCCAACGCCTACCTGCTCGTGCCCCCCGTTCTACaccccatcatctatggggtgaggaccaaacagatctGGGACAGGCTGCTCCGGCTATTTACTCA
- the LOC102947268 gene encoding olfactory receptor 52R1-like isoform X1 — protein MSDSNTTDFTSPSTFILMGIPGLEAAHVWISIPFCVIYALAILGNFTILLIVKIEPSLHGPMYYFLCMLAVTDLVLSTSTVPKMLSIFWFNSREIDFSACLTQMYFIHCFSAMESGIFVAMAFDRYVAICDPLRHSIILTDSLVSKIGLAVVLRGSILVLPFPFLVRQWPYCRTTIIPHSYCEHMAVVKLAGADIRVSSYYSLSVAFCLIGLDVFFITVSYIQILRAIFRLPRRDARLKTFGTCSSHLCVILAFYIPALFSFLTHRFGQNVALHFHILIANAYLLVPPVLHPIIYGVRTKQIWDRLLRDFQASKLTNTAGNLIYRL, from the coding sequence ATGTCTGATTCCAACACAACCGATTTCACcagcccctccaccttcatcctgatgggcattcctggcctggaggcggcccacgtctggatctccatccccttctgtgtGATCTATGCCTtagccatcttggggaacttcaccatcctgttgATTGTGAAGATAGAGCcgagcctccatgggcccatgtactatttcctctgcatgctggccgtCACTGACCTGGTCCTGTCCACATCCACCgtgcccaaaatgctgagcatcttctggttcaattccagggagattgATTttagtgcctgcctcacccagatgtacttcattcactgcttctcagcgatggagtctgggatcttcgtggccatggcttttgatcgctaTGTAGCCATCTgtgatcccctgagacattccatcATCCTGACAGACTCCCTGGTGTCCAAGATCggcctggccgtggtgctgcgTGGCAGCATACTTGTACTACCTTTTCCCTTCCTGGTGAGGCAGTGGCCATATTGTAGAACCACAATCATCCCCCACTCGTACTGTGAGCACATGGCCGTGGTGAAGCTGGCCGGTGCCGATATCCGGGTCAGTAGTTACTACAGCCTCTCTGTGGCATTCTGTTTGATCGGTCTGGATGTTTTTTTTATCACCGTGTCATAtatccagatcctcagggccatcttcagacTCCCCAGAAGGGATGCCCGActcaagacttttgggacctgcagctcccacctctgtgtcatTTTGGCTTTTTACATCCCcgctctcttctccttcctcacacACCGGTTTGGCCAGAATGTGGCCCTGCATTTCCACATTCTTATTGCCAACGCCTACCTGCTCGTGCCCCCCGTTCTACaccccatcatctatggggtgaggaccaaacagatctGGGACAGGCTGCTCCG